From a single Pseudoliparis swirei isolate HS2019 ecotype Mariana Trench chromosome 12, NWPU_hadal_v1, whole genome shotgun sequence genomic region:
- the zbtb2b gene encoding zinc finger and BTB domain-containing protein 2b, translated as MELANHGLILLQQLNAQREFGFLCDCTVAIGDVFFKAHKAVLAAFSNYFRMLFIHQDSDCVRLKAADIQPDIFSYLLNLMYTGKLAPQLIDPARLEQGVRFLHAYPLLQEASQSVYSHAEQHSINLSTSLYGIQISDQQVGLSARVASRQQLSAPFDMEQLSSEGKFLSTPAATASYANSLLSKLVATPPDAEASTSGTKPTAEEGEMDSQSAGGPSASAILHVKPSIMKRNSSFRKHYSCHLCRTRFTQRSLLREHLLQHTHALQQAQAEPSNALSPVMTAEHSMLALDRVLKGSKAGSGLMSATPAVELISDNEQTPVSGTNSDSPRAEVSTSGWGVGGGLNSQADTPPPSDIADIDNLESADLDREVKRRKYECSTCGRKFIQKSHWREHMYIHTGKPFKCSACGKSFCRANQAARHVCLNQGADTYTMVDRQSMELCAAGDDSSQMEAMFLGSAKPYKCNICATTFSSPNEVIKHLCFTQGGLVGLQGNAGALMLLQREEYSKDDGSDLSNSGTPLEPIKTEEILVE; from the exons ATGGAGTTGGCCAACCATGGTCTTATCCTGCTGCAGCAGCTTAACGCTCAGAGGGAGTTTGGCTTCCTGTGCGACTGCACTGTGGCGATCGGAGATGTCTTCTTCAAAGCCCACAAAGCCGTCCTTGCTGCCTTCTCCAACTACTTCAGAATGCTCTTCATTCATCAGGACAG TGATTGTGTGCGTCTGAAGGCTGCTGACATACAGCCAGATATCTTCAGCTACCTCCTCAACCTGATGTACACAGGCAAGCTCGCACCCCAGCTGATAGACCCTGCACGGCTGGAGCAGGGGGTCAGATTCTTGCACGCCTATCCACTCTTGCAGGAGGCCAGCCAGTCTGTGTATTCCCACGCTGAGCAGCACAGCATCAACCTTTCCACCTCTCTCTACGGCATCCAGATCTCTGACCAACAGGTAGGGCTGTCAGCCAGAGTGGCCTCTCGgcagcagctctctgctccTTTTGACATGGAGCAGCTGAGCTCAGAGGGGAAGTTTCTATCCACACCGGCTGCCACGGCTTCATACGCCAACTCCTTACTGTCCAAGCTCGTTGCCACTCCCCCAGACGCGGAGGCCTCGACCAGTGGCACCAAGCCTACAGCTGAGGAGGGGGAGATGGACTCGCAAAGTGCAGGTGGCCCCTCAGCCAGTGCCATCCTTCATGTAAAGCCCAGCATCATGAAGAGGAACTCCTCCTTTAGGAAGCATTACTCCTGTCATCTGTGCAGGACTCGATTCACCCAGAGAAGCCTGCTGAGAGAGCATCTCCTCCAACATACCCATGCTCTACAGCAGGCGCAGGCTGAGCCCAGCAATGCACTCTCACCTGTCATGACTGCAGAACACAGCATGCTCGCGTTAGACCGGGTCCTCAAGGGAAGCAAGGCAGGGTCAGGTTTAATGTCTGCCACTCCAGCAGTTGAGCTAATCAGTGACAACGAGCAAACGCCCGTTTCTGGAACCAACTCGGACTCCCCACGAGCAGAGGTGTCCACTTCCGGCTGGGGCGTGGGAGGAGGGTTGAATTCTCAGGCAGACACACCGCCTCCGTCAGACATTGCGGACATCGACAACCTAGAGAGCGCCGATTTGGACAGGGAAGTGAAGCGGAGGAAGTACGAGTGCTCTACCTGCGGACGCAAGTTCATTCAGAAGAGCCACTGGCGCGAACACATGTACATCCACACGGGCAAGCCCTTCAAATGCAGCGCTTGCGGCAAGAGCTTCTGCCGGGCCAACCAGGCGGCCCGCCACGTGTGCCTGAACCAGGGGGCCGACACCTACACCATGGTGGACCGGCAGAGCATGGAGCTGTGCGCCGCAGGCGACGACAGCAGCCAGATGGAGGCGATGTTCCTGGGCTCAGCGAAGCCTTACAAGTGCAACATTTGTGCGACCACCTTCTCCAGTCCCAACGAGGTGATCAAACACTTGTGCTTCACGCAAGGGGGATTGGTGGGGCTGCAGGGAAACGCGGGCGCGCTGATGCTGCTCCAGCGTGAAGAGTACTCCAAAGATGACGGCTCTGATTTGTCCAACTCCGGCACCCCACTGGAACCCATAAAGACTGAGGAGATCCTCGTAGAGTAG
- the armt1 gene encoding damage-control phosphatase ARMT1 isoform X1, with protein MMAADRTVPAVPPSLSAKVVGSFAYLTVRDRLPTILTKVIDTIHRNKNKFFEEYGEEGIRAEKQTIALLSKMRNELLTDKPVLELADELQDTQSWNLYLQRQQDLQGDQDSVSWFKSPWLYVECYMYRRVQEALWLNPPISDYDIFNEGKTQSFFESQQAMMTLCTYSEGVNKNIEELSRNQLLEHFNKLLQVSLWGNKCDLSISAGQDNSQKTSPIDSLNSLQPFILVNDSNMVWAALIAAQRPGQTEKTTAVRVDIVLDNSGFELFTDLVLADFLVSSRLAREVHFHGKCFPWFVSDVTANDFQWTIQQTVAANHKWMSKSGVQWKSHLKEGVWSYHDHPFWTQPHEFCDMEADAPDLYATLQGADLVLFKGDLNYRKLTGDREWAHTVGFNTALRGFAPAPLCSLRTLKANVQVGLQPGQGETLSSQDPDWMTSGKYAVIQFSSSESDRKD; from the exons ATGATGGCGGCTGATCGGACGGTGCCCGCAGTGCCCCCTTCACTGTCTGCTAAAGTGGTTGG GTCATTTGCCTATTTGACGGTGAGAGATAGACTGCCCACCATCCTGACTAAAGTTATCGATACAATACATCGCaacaaaaacaagttttttGAGGAATATGGGGAG gAAGGTATCCGGGCAGAGAAACAAACGATAGCTCTGCTGTCTAAGATGAGAAATGAGCTGCTAACGGATAAGCCGGTTCTTGAACTAGCAGACGAACTGCAAGACACTCAGAGCTGGAATCTGTACCTGCAGAGACAACaggacctgcaaggagaccaggATTCCGTCAGCTGGTTCAAGTCTCCATGGCTCTATGTGGAGTGCTACATGTATCGCAGAGTACAGGAGGCCCTCTGGCTCAA TCCTCCCATCAGTGACTATGACATCTTTAATGAGGGAAAGACTCAGAGCTTTTTTGAGTCTCAGCAGGCTATGATGACCTTATGTACATACTCGGAGGGCGTCAACAAGAATATTGAGGAACTCTCCAGGAATCAGCTGCTTGAACATTTTAACAAACTGCTACAG GTTTCTCTATGGGGGAACAAGTGTGATCTGTCAATCTCTGCTGGCCAAGACAACTCACAAAAGACCAGTCCAATAGATTCCCTGAACAGCCTGCAACCCTTCATCTTGGTGAATGACTCCAACATGGTTTGGGCTGCTCTTATTGCAGCTCAGAGGCCAGGACAAACCGAGAAAACCACCGCAGTCAGAGTGGACATCGTTCTAGACAATTCTGGCTTTGAGTTGTTCACTGATTTGGTCTTGGCAGATTTCCTGGTTTCCTCCCGCCTTGCACGTGAGGTCCATTTCCATGGCAAATGCTTCCCATGGTTCGTCTCTGATGTCACAGCTAACGATTTTCAGTGGACCATCCAGCAGACCGTGGCGGCCAATCACAAGTGGATGTCAAAGAGTGGTGTCCAGTGGAAGAGCCACCTGAAGGAGGGCGTGTGGTCCTATCATGATCATCCTTTCTGGACACAGCCCCATGAGTTTTGTGACATGGAAGCGGATGCACCTGATCTGTACGCGACCCTGCAGGGGGCAGACCTGGTGCTGTTTAAAGGAGATCTCAACTACAGAAAGCTGACGGGGGACAGGGAGTGGGCTCACACAGTGGGCTTCAATACTGCACTACGAGGTTTTGCGCCCGCACCACTGTGCAGCCTGAGGACTCTGAAGGCCAACGTTCAGGTCGGCCTGCAGCCGGGCCAAGGGGAAACGCTCAGCTCCCAAGATCCTGATTGGATGACCAGCGGCAAATACGCTGTCATTCAGTTCTCCAGCTCCGAGTCAGATCGGAAAGACTGA
- the armt1 gene encoding damage-control phosphatase ARMT1 isoform X2, translating to MRNELLTDKPVLELADELQDTQSWNLYLQRQQDLQGDQDSVSWFKSPWLYVECYMYRRVQEALWLNPPISDYDIFNEGKTQSFFESQQAMMTLCTYSEGVNKNIEELSRNQLLEHFNKLLQVSLWGNKCDLSISAGQDNSQKTSPIDSLNSLQPFILVNDSNMVWAALIAAQRPGQTEKTTAVRVDIVLDNSGFELFTDLVLADFLVSSRLAREVHFHGKCFPWFVSDVTANDFQWTIQQTVAANHKWMSKSGVQWKSHLKEGVWSYHDHPFWTQPHEFCDMEADAPDLYATLQGADLVLFKGDLNYRKLTGDREWAHTVGFNTALRGFAPAPLCSLRTLKANVQVGLQPGQGETLSSQDPDWMTSGKYAVIQFSSSESDRKD from the exons ATGAGAAATGAGCTGCTAACGGATAAGCCGGTTCTTGAACTAGCAGACGAACTGCAAGACACTCAGAGCTGGAATCTGTACCTGCAGAGACAACaggacctgcaaggagaccaggATTCCGTCAGCTGGTTCAAGTCTCCATGGCTCTATGTGGAGTGCTACATGTATCGCAGAGTACAGGAGGCCCTCTGGCTCAA TCCTCCCATCAGTGACTATGACATCTTTAATGAGGGAAAGACTCAGAGCTTTTTTGAGTCTCAGCAGGCTATGATGACCTTATGTACATACTCGGAGGGCGTCAACAAGAATATTGAGGAACTCTCCAGGAATCAGCTGCTTGAACATTTTAACAAACTGCTACAG GTTTCTCTATGGGGGAACAAGTGTGATCTGTCAATCTCTGCTGGCCAAGACAACTCACAAAAGACCAGTCCAATAGATTCCCTGAACAGCCTGCAACCCTTCATCTTGGTGAATGACTCCAACATGGTTTGGGCTGCTCTTATTGCAGCTCAGAGGCCAGGACAAACCGAGAAAACCACCGCAGTCAGAGTGGACATCGTTCTAGACAATTCTGGCTTTGAGTTGTTCACTGATTTGGTCTTGGCAGATTTCCTGGTTTCCTCCCGCCTTGCACGTGAGGTCCATTTCCATGGCAAATGCTTCCCATGGTTCGTCTCTGATGTCACAGCTAACGATTTTCAGTGGACCATCCAGCAGACCGTGGCGGCCAATCACAAGTGGATGTCAAAGAGTGGTGTCCAGTGGAAGAGCCACCTGAAGGAGGGCGTGTGGTCCTATCATGATCATCCTTTCTGGACACAGCCCCATGAGTTTTGTGACATGGAAGCGGATGCACCTGATCTGTACGCGACCCTGCAGGGGGCAGACCTGGTGCTGTTTAAAGGAGATCTCAACTACAGAAAGCTGACGGGGGACAGGGAGTGGGCTCACACAGTGGGCTTCAATACTGCACTACGAGGTTTTGCGCCCGCACCACTGTGCAGCCTGAGGACTCTGAAGGCCAACGTTCAGGTCGGCCTGCAGCCGGGCCAAGGGGAAACGCTCAGCTCCCAAGATCCTGATTGGATGACCAGCGGCAAATACGCTGTCATTCAGTTCTCCAGCTCCGAGTCAGATCGGAAAGACTGA